The following DNA comes from Methanomassiliicoccales archaeon LGM-DZ1.
CAGGGGGATTCCCTCCTTGGCGAGGACCATGATCACGCGGGGGATGCTGCCGTCGCCGTCCTCCTTCATCGGGCACCTGATGTCCAGGACGATCCGCACCATGCCGTGCCCGCGGTCCTTCTCCGTCCTGACCTTGTACTTTACCTTCACGTCGCGCCCGGAATAGGCCGTGAACATCCTCGGGGCCGACCTGACCTCGTGCCCGTCGATGCGGTAGACCGCGTACATGGACACTTCCATCATCTCGGAGGACCCCATGGACATGGCGATCGCGCCCTCGCGCTCGTATGCGGCGCGGGAGACGCTGATCGGCTCGCTCTCCTCCCCTGTCTCGGCGTCGCGGCAGATCAGGGCGGCGGACTCTGCGTCGTCCGGCCACTCGGCCCTTATGATGCACGCTCCCTCGTCCCCTTTCTTCCTTATGCCGCTGAACGGCCTGAGGTTGACGACCCTCTGCGAGGCCCCGATGACGGCGGTCTCCCCTATGACCGACACGGCGGTGACGAAGTTCACCGCTCCAGGGAGCTCCCCGAATATGCACCCGCCCTCGAACGTGCGCTCCGGGACGATCTTCTCCGCGATGTCCTCGAGGGCCTTCAGCGGCATGATCTCCCCGTACCTCGGGGCGGCGCTGCGGGAGGTGTAGAGCTCCACCGGGACGGAAGATGCCCAGGTGGCCTTGTTGCCGTTCTCGCTGCGCATCCATTCCAGCCCGAGCTCGGACACGGGCGAGGGGTATTCGGGCGATACGGCCTCGATGGTCGTGCCGTAGGAGCGCTCGGTCCTCCCGGCGACATCGTATTCCGCCACGAAGAGGTACTCGTACGTCCTCCCGCCCTTCAGCCCGCGGTCCTCGATGGCGCCCGCCCCTCCGACGAGCTCCTTCTCTCCTGCCGCGCCTTTGAGCTTCCGGAAGACGCGGACGCGGGAGCATCCCGACGGCCGGGAGTAGGTTATCCTCAGGCCGTCCTCGATCGGCTCGGCGGACGCGTCGGTGACCTCGAAGACGACGACGGCGGGGCCGCATATGGTGTAATGTCTCGACAGCACCCCCCAGCGCTTCGAGTAGATCTTGTAGTAGTATTCCGCGCCCGGGCTCACCGCCGAGTCGACGTAGACGCTCCCGGCGATCTCCGACAGGGGGACGGTGTTGGCGTCCACCTCCGGCAGCGTCCCGTTGCCCCTGTAGATGCAGAACGTCATGCCCTCCCTCTCGGCCGGGACGCGGAAGCTGATCCTCACGCGGTCCTCGGCGATCTCGCATTCGCCGCCGTCCGGGCCGTCGGGCGGGAAGTCCTTGAGCCTCCTCACCGCCATGGGGTGGTCGGGGCAGACGTCCGACGCGAGGATGTACGTCTTCATGGCCGCCGCCGGCTCCTCGTTCTGCGCGCGGGTGCAGAGGGCGCTCGCCTCGGCGACCTTCTCGCATGCCTCGTCGTAGTAATCGCCGAGGGTCCCCTCGTCCCTGATGCCCGGGTACTTCCTCTTGGCCCTCTCTATGCCCCTTTTCACAGCGTTGAGGTTGCGGCGCTTGTAGTCCTCCTCGATCCTGGAGACCGTCCTCCGGTAGTCCGCCGAGGCGGCCCCGAGGGAGCTCTCGAGGGAGCCGAGGCTGCAGTGCGGGTAGTCGAGCTTCAGCTTGCTGAACATCTTCTCCGCCGTGGGGATGTTCCCGAGCTCGATCATCTCGGAGATCTCCTTCGCCTCGGCGTTTATCCGGCGGTCCTCGTCGGCGAAGACGCGCCCGCAGCGGGAGCATTTGTTGCCCGCGAGCTCGACGTTCCCGCACTTGGGGCAGATCCTGCGGATCTCACGGCCGCATATGGGGCAGAAGTTGGTGTCCTGGCGCATGTCGATGAGCCCGCCGCAGCCGGGGCAGAACCTGAGCTCCGGCCCGGAGCCCGAGAAGTCCGCCGCATATCCGCGCTCGCAGCAGCGCACCTCGAGCACCCTGATGGCGAGGTCGGTGTCGGCCGCCTCCCCCGCGACGTAATGCGATATCAGCCCGTAGATGAAGTTCCGGTCCATGCGCTGCCACCGGTTGCGGTCCAGGGCCTCCACGGCCGGCTCCATGATCCTCATGGACTCGCCGAAGCGGGTGGCCCTCTCCAGTTTCTCGTCGGGCGATATGACCAGAGCGGTCTTGCGTATGGCCGTCAGGTAGGCGTTCTTCCTCGGGAAGTCCCTCTGGATGTTCCTCATGCGGGCCTTGGCGCTCCCGAAGGCGTTCCTCAGGTCGGCAGGGCTGGAACCGGAGTCGAGCAAGGCGTTCCTGAGGCCCATCTCGGGCATCATGATGAGGGTGTTCACCAGCTCCATCGGCGTGTACAGGCCGAGGTCCCGGAGGGTCTCGTACGCCGAGACGATGTCCGGGTCCTCCAGCTTGGGTATCTCGGCCTCCTTCAGGCCCGAGGCCTGCCTAACTGTGAAGGCGGTGACGTCGTCGCCCCAGTTTATGGCCCTTGTGAGGTCCCCGACCGCCCCCTCCGGGATGTACGTGCTGCCGTCCTTGAGGGTGACGGCGTAGCGCTTGAGCGCCGACGCGTAGGCGGACAGGAGCTTCTTCGCCGACTCGAACTCCCCGTGCCTCAGGGTCTTGTTCATCATGGTCGTGCGGATCGCCGGGAGGTCCTCCAGGTGGTGCGAGGCCTCGACCTCGGTGCGGAAGTTCGGGTGCTCGCAGTCCTTCTTCCATCTGGCGGCCGCGGCGTCGATCCTCTTGGAGATCGATTCGTCGGTGTACTTGTCCTCCTCGAACGGGTTGAGCCCCAGGAGCCTGCAGTAGTTCTCCCTCCGGCCGTCCGTCAGCTCGCCTCCTCGCGCAGCCCGTCGCTGTCGGCCGCCATCTGCGTCGCGATGGTGCTGAACCTGCGCCTCAGGTCCCCGAGGGACGCCAGCTTCTCGGCGTCGGAGAGCGACGCTATCTGCTTCAGGAACGAGAGGTCGGACTCCCCGAACCCGATGGCCAGCACCCTGATGCCGTTGCTCCTGCATTCCTCCGCCTCCTCGACGGCGCGGTCCCTGTGCCCCCATCTCCCGTCGGTAAGGATGATCACGGTCCTGCTGCCCTCGGTGCCGAACAGCATGTCCTCTGCCACCGGCAGGGGGCTGGCATCGGTCCCCCTGCCCAGTTTCCCGATCTTCATGTCGGCGAGCGCGGAGGAGATGGGCGCGGTGTTGGAGGACATCTCGATGTAGGTGCGGACCCTGTCGGCGAAGCCCACCAGCCCGACCCTGGTCCTCGGCCCGGTCACCTTGTTCACGAAGTCCCTGACGGCCTCCTTGACCTCCTGCAGGTTCCCTTCCATGCTGCGGGACAGGTCGATGCAGATGACGATCCCGGAATCGATCGGGACGTCGACGGTGCGGTTCCCGGGGGCCTCGCCCATCCATCCGATCTCGTCGGCGGCGGGAGCGGGCCTGGGGGTGACGACGAGCCTTTTGTCGTTCTGCATGGCCGAGACCTGCACGGTCCCCTCTTTGCTGTAGGAGTACTCGAGGTCTATCACGGCCGAATCGCCGTAGTTCTCGAAGCCGCGGATCTCGTAGCGCGCGGTCACGGCGCAGTCCAGGGGTATGTCGCTTTCCCCCTGCAGGGTGTACACCTCGATGACATCGGTGCGGTTCTTCGGCTCTATCCTGAGCGAGCGCCGGCCGGTGCACGGTATGTTGGAGTAGATGGGGATCACCACGTCGTTCACGTAGCGGTTCCCCTCGGGGTCGGCGGCGAGCACGCCGAGGCTGTGCGAGGTGACCTCGGAGAAGTTGGGGACCGAGCTCCTCGGCCTCTCGGAGTACATATCGGCGAGCACGGCGGCCCCCTTGGCGACCGCGGTCTCCGCGTCCCGGCGGACGACGACCTTCCACGGGCCCATGGAGGCGACGTAGTCCCTGACCATCGGCATGCGCGAGGACCCGCCCACGAGGATGGCGTCGTCTATGTCGGAGGGTTTGAGCCCGAGGTCCTTCAGCAGCTCGTTCACGATGTCGCCGGTCTCCTCCAGCAGCCAGCGGGACTCGGTCTCGAACTCGCTCCTGGTTATGGTGTACCCGGAGCCGTTCTCCCCTCCGCTCTTGCCGAAGCACTCGATGCGGGCGCTGATGCTCTCCTCGTCGGTGAGCATCTTCTTGTAGTCCTCGCAGAGCACGCTGAGCTTCTCCAGCTCCGCCCCGTCGCTGCGCGGGTCCATGTCGAACTGCTGCTGGAACCTGTTGCAGACCATGTTGATGAGGATGTCGTCCCAGTCCTTCCCGCCGAGGGTGTGCATGCCTTTGGTGCCAAGAACGCTGATGTCATCGCCGTCGGCATCGACGACGGAGGCGTCGAAGGTCCCGCCCCCCAGGTCGTAGACCAGCAGGCGCTTCTTGCCCGCATGGTTGTACCCGTAATGGACGGCGGCCGCCGTGGGCTCGTTGACGATCTTCATCACGCTGATCCCGGCGGCGCCCGCCGCGCGGATGGTGGCCCTCCTCTGGATATCGTTGAAGTACGCCGGCACGGTGACGACGGCGCCGGCCACATGGCGCCCGAGGCTCTTCTCGGTGTCCTCGACCAGGCGCCTGAGCAGTATGGCCGAGAGGTCCTCGGCGGTGTACTGCTTCCCCATGTACTCGAAGATCGGGTCCGTCTCCCCCATATGGCGCTTGAAGAACGCAGCCACGGCGCCCCTGCCCTCGGACTGCATCTCCTTGGCGCTGTCGCCGATCGCTGTCTCCCCGCCGTCGAAGCATATCACGCTGGGGGTCATCTCCTTCCCCAGTCCGTTCGGGACGATATCGGCCTTCGAGGTGATGGCGTCGAACACCGCCACCGCGCAGTAAGTTGTGCCGAGATCGATCCCGATGCGCACATCGCCTTTGCCGGCGCTGCCGGAACCCTCTCCCATTGTGCATCCCGAACGGTGATACGGCGGTCCTCTAATTAAATGATTGGAGGCGCGGGGGCTCCCCGCCCCTCCAGGGAGGTCAGGCGGAGGCCGCGGCGCCCCTGCCGCGGGCCTTCTTCCCGAACCCGAGGGCGCGGACGGAGTTGCAGACCGCCAGGATGAGCACGCCCACATCCCCGAAGATGGCCACCCACATCGTGACCAGGTCGGTGGTCGGGGTGAGTATCAGGATGGCGAACTTCACCGCCAGGGCCATGGCGATGTTCTCCGCCACGATCCTCTGGGTCTTCCTCGATATCCTGATCGCCTCGGCGACTTTGGAAGGCCTGTCGTCCATGATGACGGCGTCCGCCGCCTCCACGGCGGAATCCGATCCGATCCCGCCCATGGCGATGCCGGTGTCCGCCCTCGCGAGCGAGGGGGAGTCGTTTATCCCGTCGCCCACGAAGCAGGTCCTGCCGCGGGTCCCGGCCATGACCTCCTCCAGGCGGCGTGTCTTGTCCTGGGGGAGCAGCTCGGCGCTGTACCCGTCCATGCCCAGCTCCACGGCGACATGCTCGGCCGTCCGCTCGCGGTCCCCGGTGAACATGAAGGATTCGATGCCCATCGCGTGCAGCTCGGCCACCGCGGACGCCGCATCCTCCTTGAGGGAGTCAGATATCTCGATGCGCCCGGCGTACTTCCCGTCGATGGCTATGCAGACGTCTGCCCCTCCGGAATCCTGCTCGTCCGGCACGGCGATGCCCTCGGCGGCCATCAGCCCCCTGCTCCCGACGTAGACCGCCCTGCCGTCGACCAGCGCGCTCACGCCCAGCCCGGGCAGGTTCTTGGAGTCGGAGATCCTGGAGGGATCGATGCCGCCCCCGGCGTACGAGACTATCGACCTCCCGATGGGGTGGCTGGAGTAGGACTCGGCGCAGGCGGCGGCGTCCGCGATCTCCTCGGCCGAGAACCCTTCCGCCGGCCTGACGGCGGTCACCCCGAAGACGCCCTCGGTGAGCGTCCCGGTCTTGTCGAACACCGCCCTGTCCGTCTTGGCGAGCATCTCGATGTAGGAGCTGCCCTTGATGAGGATGTTCTCCCTCGAGGCCCGGCCGATACCGCAGAAGTAGGTGAGCGGGACGGAGACCACGAGAGCGCACGGGCAGGAGACCACCAGGAAGATCAGGGCCTTGATGACCCAGCCGGACGGATCGTCGGTGAGGAGGGCCCCGCCGGCGGCGATGGCGAGGGCGCAGCCGACCACGGCAGGGGTGTACCAGCGGGCGAAGCGGGTGATGAACTTCTCCGAGGACGACTTCCTGGCGGACGACTCCTCGATCAGGTTCAGGACCTTGGCCGCCGCCGAGTCCTCGTACCTGCGGACGGTGCGGACGCTGACCGCCGACTCCGTCACGATGTACCCGGAAAGCAGCTCGTCGCCCGGCCCGATGCGTCTGGGTACCGACTCGCCGGTCATGGCCTTGGTGTCCGCGTAGCTCTCCCCTTTGATTACTATGCAGTCTATCGGCACCATTTCTCCGGGGGCGATGATGAGCTCGCTCCCCGGGGCCACCTCCTCCGGGTCCTTCCTTACGGCCTTCCCGTCCTCGACGACCGTCGCGAACGGGGCCTTCAGCGCCATCAGGGCCTTGACGTTGGACCTGCTGCGGCTCACCGCGCGGTCCTCGAAATACTCCCCGATTTGATAGAACGCCATCACAGCGACGGATTCCGTCCAGTAATCCGAATCCGGGTCCAGGCAGCTGACGGCCAGGGCCCCGACGGTAGCGACCGTCATCAGGAACTTCTCGTCCAGGAAGCCTGCTTTCAGGAGGTTCCTGATGCCCCCGATGATGACATCGTACCCGATGACGGCGAGGCCGGCTCCGAATATGATGGCCAGCACAGCGCTGTCGTGGGTCAGGGAGTAATCGTCGATGTACTCGAGCCAGATGCCGAAGGCTATGAACACGGCCGCGGCGGCTATGCGGAGGGGCATCATGCCCTTCCCGCCCTCTTCCTCCTCTTCCTCGGCAGGGCGCTTCCCCGGAACGGTCTCCTTCATGGAGAACTCGTCCTCGGCCCCGCGGGCGGTCTCCTCCACCTTTCCGATGATCATCGGATAATCCTTCTCGAACTCCGGCTTCAGGCGGAGGCGCATCCTCTTCCCGACGAAGTCGATCCTAACGGACTCGACCTCGTCCATGGCGGCGATGGCGTTCTCCACCTTCATGGCGCAGTTGGGGCAATCCACATCGATCACGAACGTGTGCTGGACGGACCCGGTGTTCTCATGCTCGTCCACTGCGGCATGCTCATGATGGGCGCCGCATGAGCATGCACAACTGTCCTCATGCTCATGTCCATGCTCATGTCCATGCCCATCATGCTTTGCGGGCGCGCCTTTCGGGGGAAGCGCAGGGCATTCAGGGTCCGCGCCGTCGTCCTCGATCTCCTTCATGGAGAAGCCGTCGGCGGCATCGACCGCGGTTTCCGCGACCTTCTCCAGAACATCCCCGCCGATGCCGTCGAACTCGCTCCTTAAGGTGACGTACATCCTTCTGCGTGCGCCGTCGGTCCTGGCATCCTCGACCTCGTCGAGCTCGTTTACCGCGGCCTCGGCCCTGTCCGCGCATTCGGGGCTGCAGGCGCCGATATCGAAAACATGGCGTCTGGCTCTTTCGTCCGCGACCCTTTCGGTAACATCGCTGAGCTTGAAATCGGGCTCGGCAGCGGAGGCGGCCTCGCTCACAGCGGCGAGGACCTCAGGATACCTGCCCCTGATGGAATCGTCCACTTCTATGTGCATCGTCTGGGTCTCGAAATCCACCGAAGCATTCGATATCCCGGAGACCTCGGAAACGGCCTTCTCCACCTTCTCGGCGCAGTGAGGGCAGTCCACCTCGATCTCGAAGATGCGCTCCATCGCTTCTCCTCCTTGATGTGGGCGAGGGCGGTGCTGAGCAGCATCTCGATATGCTCGTCGCAGAGGGAGTAATAGACCTGCTTCCCGCTCCTCCTCGAGGCCACTAAGTCGGCGTCCTTCAGCGTCTTCAGCTGGTGGGAGGCCGCAGACATCGAGATGTTCAGGGATTTGGAGATCCCCCTGACGCACATCTCGCTCTCGTGGAGGGCCCACATGATCCTCACGCGGGTACTGTCCGCGAACACTTTGAAAAGATCGGCAATATCGAAGATCGTGTCGTCGTCCAGCATCCCGCGGCGGATCTTCCCGACGAACTCGTCGGTCTCGCAATCGCAGATTTCGTCGCTCATCGTATCACTTGAATGATTGTTCAATTGTTCAAGTGAACAACCGAAGTGCGATATATACTTTAGCGGAGGAAAAAGCGGGCCAGCGGCCTCATCCGCAGAAAATGCGGATGAGGGAGGTCCGGAATCCAGGGAGGCTGTCTGGGTCACTCGGACAGGGGCGCCTTGTCTCTGGCTTGCTCCAGGGCCTTGATGTCCTTCTTCCTGGAGAACCCGAGGGCGCGGAAGGAGTTGCAGACAGCGATGATCAGCACCCCGACGTCTCCGAAGATGGCCACCCACATGTTGACCAGGTCCGTGGTCGGGGTGAGCGCCAGGATGGTGAACTTGATGAGCAGGGAGACCGCGATGTTCTCCAGGACGATCCTCTGGGTATGCCTCGATATCCTCACCGCGGCCGGGACCTTGGAGGGCCTGTCGTCCATGATGACGGCATCCGCCGCCTCCACGGCGGAATCCGATCCGATCCCGCCCATCGCTATCCCCGCATCGGCGCGGGCGAGCGAGGGCGAATCGTTGATGCCGTCTCCGACGAAGCAGACAGTGCCGTCCGTGTCCTTCATGAGCTCCTCGAGCGCCGAGGTCTTGTCCTGCGGGAGCATGTCCGCCCTATATCCTTCGAGACCCAGTTCCGATGCGAGCCCGGAAGCGGCCTTCTCGGAGTCCCCGGTGAACATGTACGACGAGATCCCCATCGAGCGCAGTTCCGAGACTGCCTGCGCCGAATCGGCCTTGATGCGGTCGGAGATGACGATGAGCCCGGCGTAAACGCCGCCGGCCGCCACGAAGACGTTCGTCTTGGATTCGTCCGCGGAAGGAACGGCGATGCCCTCCTGCCTCATCATGGCCGCGTTCCCGGCGGAGATCTTCCTGCCGTCTACAACTGCGGACACTCCCATGCCGGGGACAGCGGAGCCTTCAGTCGCCTCCGGCAGGCCCTCGGCGCCGCCCGCATAGGAGACGATCGACCTGGCGATCGGGTGGTCGGAGAGGCTCTCGGCCGACGCTGCGAGGGAGATGAGCTCCTCGGCGGTGAAACCTTCGGCCGGCCTGACGCTGACGACCTCGAACACGCCCTCGGTGAGCGTCCCGGTCTTGTCGAACACGACCTTCTCCGTCTTGGAGATGGACTCGATGTACGAGCTCCCCTTGAGGAGGATGCCCTCCCTCGAGGCACGGCCTATCCCGCAGTAGTAGGTGAGGGGTATGGAGACGACGAGCGCGCAGGGGCAGGAGACCACGAGGCAGAGCACGGCCCTGTAGACCCAGTCGTCCCAGTTGCCGGGGTCGGCTGCCGAACCGATGACGGCCACCAGCGCTGCCAGGGCGACGACGGCGGGCGTGTACCACTTGGCGAAGCGGGTGATGAACTTCTCGGGCCTCGATTTCCTGGCAGAAGATTCCCCGATGAGTTTCAGGACCCTGGCGGAGGCTGAGTCGCTATAAGCGCAGGAGGTCCTGATCCTGAGCGCGCCGTCGATGCTTATGCATCCCGACAGGACGCTGTCTCCCGGGCCGGCGTGCCTGGGGACCGACTCGCCGGTCATGGCCTTGGAATCTATGTATCCTGAACCGTCGACGATGGTGCCGTCGATGGGAATCATCTCCCCCGGCTTCACGAGGACGGTCTCCCCGATCCCGACGTCCTCGGGGGCGGCCTTGATCACTTCGTCCCCGCGGATGACATTGGCGTAGGGGGCCTTCAGTGCCAGGAGCGCTTTGACGCTGGTGCGGCTGCGCCCCACGGCGGCCCCTTCGAAGACCTCCCCTATCTGATAGAAGGTCATGACGGCCACCGATTCGGTCCAGTAGCCGATGCACAGGGCCGCTAAGGCCGCGATCGACATCAGCATCTTCTCGTCCAGGGACAGGTGCCCGCAGACATTGCGGACGCCCTCGGCGATGACGTCCCAGCCGACGATGAGGAGGCCGATGAGGAATATCACGCGGAGCGCGGCCCCGCTGAGGCCGAAATCATCGACATATTCGGTGTAAAGGCCCAGCGCCACGAAGCACAGCCCGACGGCGATCCTGGCCCCCAGGTGCCCGCTGATGCTCTCTCCGAGCTCTTCCTCCTCGGCATAGCATGAGGAGCAGTACTCTTCCTCCTCGCCCAATGAACTCACAACCTATATCCGAAGGCCGTGTTGTTACGAACACAACCTTTTCGTGTTACGTATTAAGTCATCCCATAAATAACCATTTAATCAATCCATCATGGAACACCTGTCCAACTCCAGCATGTGTGATGCGTTCGGAGCGCCTCGAAAAATACCGTTTTATATACCGGAGCCGCTGATGCGGCCATGGACGCGGAGGAAGCCGGGAAACTGTGCATGCAGGCGGCCTGCATGGCATCCGGGACGGGCTGTCCCAAGGACCCGAAGGGCGCCGCGGCGATCTTCCGCGCTGTTGCGGATTCGGGCCGTGCCGAGGGGTACTTCGGGCTCGCCGAGCTCACGGCCTCCGGGAACGGGGTCCCCCGCGACGAGGATGCGGCAGT
Coding sequences within:
- a CDS encoding Hsp70 family protein, producing the protein MGEGSGSAGKGDVRIGIDLGTTYCAVAVFDAITSKADIVPNGLGKEMTPSVICFDGGETAIGDSAKEMQSEGRGAVAAFFKRHMGETDPIFEYMGKQYTAEDLSAILLRRLVEDTEKSLGRHVAGAVVTVPAYFNDIQRRATIRAAGAAGISVMKIVNEPTAAAVHYGYNHAGKKRLLVYDLGGGTFDASVVDADGDDISVLGTKGMHTLGGKDWDDILINMVCNRFQQQFDMDPRSDGAELEKLSVLCEDYKKMLTDEESISARIECFGKSGGENGSGYTITRSEFETESRWLLEETGDIVNELLKDLGLKPSDIDDAILVGGSSRMPMVRDYVASMGPWKVVVRRDAETAVAKGAAVLADMYSERPRSSVPNFSEVTSHSLGVLAADPEGNRYVNDVVIPIYSNIPCTGRRSLRIEPKNRTDVIEVYTLQGESDIPLDCAVTARYEIRGFENYGDSAVIDLEYSYSKEGTVQVSAMQNDKRLVVTPRPAPAADEIGWMGEAPGNRTVDVPIDSGIVICIDLSRSMEGNLQEVKEAVRDFVNKVTGPRTRVGLVGFADRVRTYIEMSSNTAPISSALADMKIGKLGRGTDASPLPVAEDMLFGTEGSRTVIILTDGRWGHRDRAVEEAEECRSNGIRVLAIGFGESDLSFLKQIASLSDAEKLASLGDLRRRFSTIATQMAADSDGLREEAS
- a CDS encoding heavy metal translocating P-type ATPase — protein: MSSLGEEEEYCSSCYAEEEELGESISGHLGARIAVGLCFVALGLYTEYVDDFGLSGAALRVIFLIGLLIVGWDVIAEGVRNVCGHLSLDEKMLMSIAALAALCIGYWTESVAVMTFYQIGEVFEGAAVGRSRTSVKALLALKAPYANVIRGDEVIKAAPEDVGIGETVLVKPGEMIPIDGTIVDGSGYIDSKAMTGESVPRHAGPGDSVLSGCISIDGALRIRTSCAYSDSASARVLKLIGESSARKSRPEKFITRFAKWYTPAVVALAALVAVIGSAADPGNWDDWVYRAVLCLVVSCPCALVVSIPLTYYCGIGRASREGILLKGSSYIESISKTEKVVFDKTGTLTEGVFEVVSVRPAEGFTAEELISLAASAESLSDHPIARSIVSYAGGAEGLPEATEGSAVPGMGVSAVVDGRKISAGNAAMMRQEGIAVPSADESKTNVFVAAGGVYAGLIVISDRIKADSAQAVSELRSMGISSYMFTGDSEKAASGLASELGLEGYRADMLPQDKTSALEELMKDTDGTVCFVGDGINDSPSLARADAGIAMGGIGSDSAVEAADAVIMDDRPSKVPAAVRISRHTQRIVLENIAVSLLIKFTILALTPTTDLVNMWVAIFGDVGVLIIAVCNSFRALGFSRKKDIKALEQARDKAPLSE
- a CDS encoding heavy metal translocating P-type ATPase; its protein translation is MFEIEVDCPHCAEKVEKAVSEVSGISNASVDFETQTMHIEVDDSIRGRYPEVLAAVSEAASAAEPDFKLSDVTERVADERARRHVFDIGACSPECADRAEAAVNELDEVEDARTDGARRRMYVTLRSEFDGIGGDVLEKVAETAVDAADGFSMKEIEDDGADPECPALPPKGAPAKHDGHGHEHGHEHEDSCACSCGAHHEHAAVDEHENTGSVQHTFVIDVDCPNCAMKVENAIAAMDEVESVRIDFVGKRMRLRLKPEFEKDYPMIIGKVEETARGAEDEFSMKETVPGKRPAEEEEEEGGKGMMPLRIAAAAVFIAFGIWLEYIDDYSLTHDSAVLAIIFGAGLAVIGYDVIIGGIRNLLKAGFLDEKFLMTVATVGALAVSCLDPDSDYWTESVAVMAFYQIGEYFEDRAVSRSRSNVKALMALKAPFATVVEDGKAVRKDPEEVAPGSELIIAPGEMVPIDCIVIKGESYADTKAMTGESVPRRIGPGDELLSGYIVTESAVSVRTVRRYEDSAAAKVLNLIEESSARKSSSEKFITRFARWYTPAVVGCALAIAAGGALLTDDPSGWVIKALIFLVVSCPCALVVSVPLTYFCGIGRASRENILIKGSSYIEMLAKTDRAVFDKTGTLTEGVFGVTAVRPAEGFSAEEIADAAACAESYSSHPIGRSIVSYAGGGIDPSRISDSKNLPGLGVSALVDGRAVYVGSRGLMAAEGIAVPDEQDSGGADVCIAIDGKYAGRIEISDSLKEDAASAVAELHAMGIESFMFTGDRERTAEHVAVELGMDGYSAELLPQDKTRRLEEVMAGTRGRTCFVGDGINDSPSLARADTGIAMGGIGSDSAVEAADAVIMDDRPSKVAEAIRISRKTQRIVAENIAMALAVKFAILILTPTTDLVTMWVAIFGDVGVLILAVCNSVRALGFGKKARGRGAAASA
- a CDS encoding metalloregulator ArsR/SmtB family transcription factor gives rise to the protein MSDEICDCETDEFVGKIRRGMLDDDTIFDIADLFKVFADSTRVRIMWALHESEMCVRGISKSLNISMSAASHQLKTLKDADLVASRRSGKQVYYSLCDEHIEMLLSTALAHIKEEKRWSASSRSRWTALTAPRRWRRPFPRSPGYRMLRWISRPRRCT